One part of the Prunus persica cultivar Lovell chromosome G5, Prunus_persica_NCBIv2, whole genome shotgun sequence genome encodes these proteins:
- the LOC18775978 gene encoding uncharacterized protein LOC18775978 isoform X2, protein MVRSSGHCRRRRKLPPWVGSPSMVRTLPSNPRYVCIACCFVDSVHLLDHHSVESSEVGEVLGDRESQHKKPPKCTVVIVDSYTLSIVQTVFHGNLSIGSLKFMDVVSLTEDQEKHAVVMADSFGRLQLVSIPKNPHQDKEGGTGLHPSSQLEMTVCAEGLSEGGNVMSIATCGNVVAFVLKSRCIFRLLPSGNTIGEISSVDDLLCEKSNPTQSHMVGGLFLEIENVGNLPNTQESDEIFSRNFAVWNNKGLSIVYSISYSKGMFKCESLCEIPANTHPLDVRLSISFIQMGHYILRIESLCFDAEEPLQWKPHVTIWSTCRKHDDHGNLCLWFKLHGVGCSLVDWTANSTSSNESECPGDMETKLTSSKSFVSSSGSVNGYDNDNLGLVNKRGVVSSSMVISETFFAPYAVVYGFFTGEIEIVRFDLFEGLSSLGGSSHHEVKPQISRQFFLGHTGAVLCLAAHRMVGIAKGWSFNQVLVSGSMDCTVRIWDLDTGNPITVMHQHVGPVRQIILPPAHTYRPWSDCFLSVGEDSCVALASLETLRVERIFPGHPSYPAKVVWDGGRGYIACLCRNHSGTSDAVDILYIWDVKTGARERVLRGTPSHSMFDHFCKGISMNSISGSVLNGNTSVSSLLLPVIEDGISTHSHPNNSEKLGTSTNFVPGTMVESNTSRISKGDSEKLFPAPAATLQSNKHPIKSYCPFPGIAALSFDLASLVFPYQKHDLIASGSDNKQDNYVKGQGSETSSPHHKPLGNRPGVHGTSNAIVEEIEWIKTLEECLLRFSLASLHLWNVDPELDNLLITDMKLKRPKSFIVASGFQGDKGSLTLTFPNLSATLELWRMSSEFCAMRSLTMVSLAQRMISLSHTSSNASSALAAFYTRNFADKIPDIKPPLLQLLVSFWQDESEHVRMAARSLFHCAASRAIPLPLCNQKTSGRTNLSSLSGLGENEHVNSNIEETSANRLHSDQLAETQRISKVEELNILAWLQSFEMQDWISCVGGTSQDAMTSHIIVAAALAIWYPSLVKPCLAMLVVHPLMKLVMAMNEKYSSTAAELLAEGMESTWKQCISSEIPRLIGDIFFQIECVSGPSVNSAVQILAVPVGLREILVGVLLPSLAVADVPGFLTVMESQIWSTASDSPVHLVSLMTLIRVVRGSPRYLAQYLDKVIDFILQTVDPSNSVMRKTCFQSSMTALKEVVRAFPMVALNDTWTRLAVGDVIGERNNATIRVYDMQSVMKIKVLDASGPPGLPNLLAAGSEMMLVTAISALSFSPDGEGLVAFSEHGLMIRWWSLGSVFWEKLSRNLVPVQCTKLIFVPPWEGFSPNSSRSSIMASIMGHDRQVNVQEGTKGLSQADNLKLLIHNLDLSYRLEWVGERKVLLTRHGHELGTFPL, encoded by the exons ATGGTGAG AAGCAGTGGGCATTGCCGACGCAGAAGGAAGTTGCCGCCTTGGGTTGGCAGTCCGTCCATGGTTAGGACATTGCCTTCGAATCCACGGTATGTATGTATTGCATGCTGTTTTGTTGATAGTGTGCATTTGTTGGACCATCATTCCGTTGAATCAAGTGAAGTGGGGGAGGTGTTGGGGGATAGAGAGTCTCAGCATAAGAAACCCCCCAAATGCACTGTGGTTATTGTTGACTCCTATACGCTTAGCATTGTCCAAACTGTTTTTCATGGAAACTTGTCTATTGGTTCATTGAAGTTTATGGATGTGGTTTCATTAACTGAGGATCAGGAGAAGCATGCTGTAGTTATGGCAGATTCATTTGGTAGGCTACAGCTGGTTTCAATACCAAAGAATCCACACCAAGATAAGGAGGGTGGCACTGGTTTGCATCCAAGTTCTCAGTTGGAAATGACTGTTTGTGCAGAGGGGTTAAGTGAGGGAGGAAATGTAATGTCAATTGCAACTTGTGGGAATGTTGTCGCTTTTGTGTTAAAAAGTCGCTGCATATTTAGACTATTGCCTAGTGGCAATACAATAGGAGAGATTTCTTCTGTGGACGATCTCCTTTGTGAAAAAAGTAATCCTACTCAATCACATATGGTGGGTGGTTTGtttcttgaaattgaaaatgttggcaATTTACCAAATACCCAAGAAtctgatgaaattttttcaagaaACTTTGCTGTTTGGAATAACAAAGGTCTTTCAATTGTTTACTCGATATCATATTCTAAAGGTATGTTTAAGTGTGAGTCACTCTGTGAGATCCCTGCCAACACTCATCCACTTGATGTGAGACTATCTATTAGTTTCATTCAAATGGGCCATTATATTCTTCGCATTGAATCACTTTGCTTTGATGCTGAAGAACCTTTACAGTGGAAACCCCATGTTACAATCTGGTCTACATGTCGGAAACATGATGACCATGGGAATTTGTGCCTATGGTTTAAATTGCATGGCGTAGGCTGTTCTTTGGTAGACTGGACTGCAAATTCTACCTCAAGTAATGAATCTGAGTGCCCAGGTGATATGGAGACCAAACTAACATCTTCAAAATCTTTTGTTTCAAGCTCAGGAAGTGTAAATGGTTATGATAATGACAATCTTGGTTTAGTTAATAAAAGAGGGGTTGTGTCTTCTTCCATGGTTATTTCTGAAACATTCTTTGCTCCTTATGCTGTTGTGTATGGCTTCTTTACTGGAGAAATAGAGATTGTTcgatttgatttgtttgaggGCCTATCTTCTCTTGGTGGGAGCTCACATCATGAGGTGAAGCCGCAGATATCTAGACAGTTCTTTTTAGGGCACACAGGTGCTGTTCTCTGTTTGGCAGCACATAGGATGGTGGGTATTGCGAAAGGGTGGAGTTTCAATCAGGTTTTGGTGTCTGGAAGCATGGATTGCACAGTTCGCATATGGGATCTTGACACTGGAAATCCGATCACTGTAATGCACCAACATGTGGGCCCAGTGCGCCAAATAATTCTTCCCCCAGCTCATACCTACCGTCCTTGGAGTGATTGTTTTCTCTCAGTTGGGGAGGACTCATGTGTTGCACTAGCTTCTCTTGAGACTTTGCGAGTAGAGAGAATTTTTCCTGGGCATCCCAGCTATCCTGCAAAAGTTGTATGGGATGGTGGAAGAGGTTATATTGCGTGCTTGTGCCGAAACCATTCAGGAACATCTGATGCCGTTGATATTCTATACATTTGGGATGTAAAGACAGGTGCTCGAGAGCGAGTCCTTCGAGGAACACCATCTCATTCAATGTTTGACCATTTCTGTAAAGGCATCAGCATGAATTCCATTTCTGGAAGTGTATTGAATGGGAATACCTCAGTTTCCTCATTACTTCTTCCAGTAATTGAAGATGGGATCTCTACTCACTCTCATCCGAATAATTCAGAAAAATTGGGCACttcaacaaattttgtgccTGGTACTATGGTTGAGTCCAATACTTCCAGAATTAGTAAAGGTGATTCTGAAAAACTATTTCCAGCCCCTGCGGCGACCCTTCAAAGCAACAAGCATCCAATCAAGTCCTATTGCCCTTTCCCTGGAATTGCTGCTCTGAGTTTTGACCTTGCATCATTAGTGTTTCCTTATCAGAAGCATGACCTGATAGCAAGTGGCAGTGATAATAAACAGGATAACTATGTGAAGGGACAGGGATCTGAGACATCAAGTCCCCACCACAAGCCTTTAGGTAATAGACCTGGTGTGCATGGGACCTCGAATGCTATTGTTGAAGAGATTGAATGGATTAAGACGCTTGAAGAATGTTTACTTCGATTTAGCTTGGCATCTTTACACTTGTGGAATGTAGATCCCGAGCTTGATAACTTGCTTATAACTGACATGAAGTTGAAGAGACCCAAGAGCTTTATTGTAGCTTCTGGTTTTCAAGGCGACAAAGGGTCTTTGACGTTGACATTTCCTAATTTGAGTGCAACTCTTGAG CTTTGGAGAATGTCATCAGAGTTTTGCGCAATGAGGTCACTCACAATGGTGTCTCTTGCCCAACGCATGATTAGCCTATCACACACCAGTTCCAATGCCAGCAG TGCTTTAGCAGCATTTTATACTAGGAACTTTGCAGACAAAATTCCAGATATAAAACCACCCTTACTTCAG CTTTTGGTGAGTTTCTGGCAAGATGAAAGCGAACATGTACGTATGGCTGCACGCTCTCTATTCCACTGTGCTGCTTCACGGGCGATTCCACTTCCACTATGTAATCAAAAAACAAGTGGTCGCACAAATCTGAGCTCTCTAAGTGGACTTGGAGAAAATGAACATGTAAATTCAAACATAGAAGAAACATCTGCTAACAGATTGCATTCTGACCAGCTGGCAGAAACACAAAGGATTTCTAAGGTTGAAGAATTGAATATTCTTGCATGGCTACAATCATTTGAGATGCAAGACTGGATTTCTTGTGTTGGGGGGACAAGCCAAGACGCGATGACATCTCATATTATTGTTGCAGCAGCTTTGGCTATTTGGTACCCAAGTCTTGTAAAGCCATGTCTTGCTATGCTTGTTGTTCATCCATTAATGAAGCTTGTTATGGCCATGAATGAGAAATATAGTTCAACTGCAGCAGAGCTCCTTGCTGAAGGTATGGAGAGTACGTGGAAACAATGCATCAGTTCTGAAATACCTCGTCTGATTGGGGATATATTTTTCCAGATAGAGTGTGTAAGTGGTCCATCTGTCAACTCAGCTGTACAAATTTTAGCTGTACCGGTTGGCCTTCGGGAGATATTGGTTGGTGTTCTTCTTCCAAGTTTAGCTGTGGCTGATGTCCCAGGGTTTTTAACTGTTATGGAAAGCCAAATCTGGTCTACTGCATCTGATTCACCTGTTCATCTAGTATCTCTTATGACTCTGATCAGGGTTGTGCGTGGTTCTCCAAGATACTTGGCTCAATACCTTGATAAG GTAATTGACTTCATTTTACAAACTGTGGATCCCAGCAACTCAGTCATGCGTAAAACTTGCTTTCAAAGTTCAATGACTGCATTAAAGGAAGTTGTACGTGCATTCCCCATGGTAGCCCTGAATGATACATGGACCAGATTGGCTGTTGGGGATGTCATTGGAGAGAGAAACAATGCTACCATTCGGGTCTATGACATGCAAAG TGTTATGAAGATAAAAGTTTTGGATGCAAGTGGACCTCCCGGACTTCCAAATTTACTTGCAGCCGGTTCAGAAATGATGCTAGTTACTGCAATTTCAGCTTTGAGCTTTTCCCCTGATGGAGAG GGGCTGGTTGCTTTCTCTGAGCATGGATTGATGATCAGATGGTGGTCACTAGGATCTGTATTTTGGGAGAAACTGAGTCGAAACTTAGTTCCTGTCCAGTGCACAAAATTGATCTTTGTTCCTCCTTGGGAGGGATTCTCGCCTAATTCTTCTAGGTCAAGCATAATGGCAAGCATTATGGGACACGATAGGCAAGTCAATGTTCAG GAAGGCACGAAGGGTTTGAGTCAGGCAGACAATTTGAAACTGTTGATTCATAATCTTGACCTCTCCTATCGGCTAGAATGGGTTGGTGAACGGAAAGTACTTCTTACGAGGCATGGCCATGAGTTGGGAACTTTCCCGTTGTGA
- the LOC18775978 gene encoding uncharacterized protein LOC18775978 isoform X1: MKCRSVACIWSGTPPSHRVTAAAALSHPPTLYTGGSDGSIIWWNLHSSDSNLEIVPMAMLCGHAAPIADLGICDPLVVSGSEGRDSLGDGEVSSSPHSHGALISACADGMLCVWSRSSGHCRRRRKLPPWVGSPSMVRTLPSNPRYVCIACCFVDSVHLLDHHSVESSEVGEVLGDRESQHKKPPKCTVVIVDSYTLSIVQTVFHGNLSIGSLKFMDVVSLTEDQEKHAVVMADSFGRLQLVSIPKNPHQDKEGGTGLHPSSQLEMTVCAEGLSEGGNVMSIATCGNVVAFVLKSRCIFRLLPSGNTIGEISSVDDLLCEKSNPTQSHMVGGLFLEIENVGNLPNTQESDEIFSRNFAVWNNKGLSIVYSISYSKGMFKCESLCEIPANTHPLDVRLSISFIQMGHYILRIESLCFDAEEPLQWKPHVTIWSTCRKHDDHGNLCLWFKLHGVGCSLVDWTANSTSSNESECPGDMETKLTSSKSFVSSSGSVNGYDNDNLGLVNKRGVVSSSMVISETFFAPYAVVYGFFTGEIEIVRFDLFEGLSSLGGSSHHEVKPQISRQFFLGHTGAVLCLAAHRMVGIAKGWSFNQVLVSGSMDCTVRIWDLDTGNPITVMHQHVGPVRQIILPPAHTYRPWSDCFLSVGEDSCVALASLETLRVERIFPGHPSYPAKVVWDGGRGYIACLCRNHSGTSDAVDILYIWDVKTGARERVLRGTPSHSMFDHFCKGISMNSISGSVLNGNTSVSSLLLPVIEDGISTHSHPNNSEKLGTSTNFVPGTMVESNTSRISKGDSEKLFPAPAATLQSNKHPIKSYCPFPGIAALSFDLASLVFPYQKHDLIASGSDNKQDNYVKGQGSETSSPHHKPLGNRPGVHGTSNAIVEEIEWIKTLEECLLRFSLASLHLWNVDPELDNLLITDMKLKRPKSFIVASGFQGDKGSLTLTFPNLSATLELWRMSSEFCAMRSLTMVSLAQRMISLSHTSSNASSALAAFYTRNFADKIPDIKPPLLQLLVSFWQDESEHVRMAARSLFHCAASRAIPLPLCNQKTSGRTNLSSLSGLGENEHVNSNIEETSANRLHSDQLAETQRISKVEELNILAWLQSFEMQDWISCVGGTSQDAMTSHIIVAAALAIWYPSLVKPCLAMLVVHPLMKLVMAMNEKYSSTAAELLAEGMESTWKQCISSEIPRLIGDIFFQIECVSGPSVNSAVQILAVPVGLREILVGVLLPSLAVADVPGFLTVMESQIWSTASDSPVHLVSLMTLIRVVRGSPRYLAQYLDKVIDFILQTVDPSNSVMRKTCFQSSMTALKEVVRAFPMVALNDTWTRLAVGDVIGERNNATIRVYDMQSVMKIKVLDASGPPGLPNLLAAGSEMMLVTAISALSFSPDGEGLVAFSEHGLMIRWWSLGSVFWEKLSRNLVPVQCTKLIFVPPWEGFSPNSSRSSIMASIMGHDRQVNVQEGTKGLSQADNLKLLIHNLDLSYRLEWVGERKVLLTRHGHELGTFPL; this comes from the exons ATGAAGTGCCGATCGGTCGCGTGCATATGGTCAGGCACGCCTCCCTCTCACCGAGTCACCGCCGCTGCAGCGCTCAGCCACCCCCCGACGCTCTACACCGGCGGATCCGATGGCTCCATCATCTGGTGGAACCTCCATTCTTCCGATTCCAACTTG GAGATTGTGCCAATGGCTATGTTGTGTGGCCATGCTGCGCCCATAGCCGACCTTGGCATTTGTGATCCACTTGTGGTTTCGGGGAGTGAAGGAAGAGACTCTTTAGGTGATGGTGAGGTGAGCTCTAGCCCCCATAGTCATGGCGCGTTAATCAGTGCGTGTGCTGATGGCATGTTGTGTGTGTGGAGCAGAAGCAGTGGGCATTGCCGACGCAGAAGGAAGTTGCCGCCTTGGGTTGGCAGTCCGTCCATGGTTAGGACATTGCCTTCGAATCCACGGTATGTATGTATTGCATGCTGTTTTGTTGATAGTGTGCATTTGTTGGACCATCATTCCGTTGAATCAAGTGAAGTGGGGGAGGTGTTGGGGGATAGAGAGTCTCAGCATAAGAAACCCCCCAAATGCACTGTGGTTATTGTTGACTCCTATACGCTTAGCATTGTCCAAACTGTTTTTCATGGAAACTTGTCTATTGGTTCATTGAAGTTTATGGATGTGGTTTCATTAACTGAGGATCAGGAGAAGCATGCTGTAGTTATGGCAGATTCATTTGGTAGGCTACAGCTGGTTTCAATACCAAAGAATCCACACCAAGATAAGGAGGGTGGCACTGGTTTGCATCCAAGTTCTCAGTTGGAAATGACTGTTTGTGCAGAGGGGTTAAGTGAGGGAGGAAATGTAATGTCAATTGCAACTTGTGGGAATGTTGTCGCTTTTGTGTTAAAAAGTCGCTGCATATTTAGACTATTGCCTAGTGGCAATACAATAGGAGAGATTTCTTCTGTGGACGATCTCCTTTGTGAAAAAAGTAATCCTACTCAATCACATATGGTGGGTGGTTTGtttcttgaaattgaaaatgttggcaATTTACCAAATACCCAAGAAtctgatgaaattttttcaagaaACTTTGCTGTTTGGAATAACAAAGGTCTTTCAATTGTTTACTCGATATCATATTCTAAAGGTATGTTTAAGTGTGAGTCACTCTGTGAGATCCCTGCCAACACTCATCCACTTGATGTGAGACTATCTATTAGTTTCATTCAAATGGGCCATTATATTCTTCGCATTGAATCACTTTGCTTTGATGCTGAAGAACCTTTACAGTGGAAACCCCATGTTACAATCTGGTCTACATGTCGGAAACATGATGACCATGGGAATTTGTGCCTATGGTTTAAATTGCATGGCGTAGGCTGTTCTTTGGTAGACTGGACTGCAAATTCTACCTCAAGTAATGAATCTGAGTGCCCAGGTGATATGGAGACCAAACTAACATCTTCAAAATCTTTTGTTTCAAGCTCAGGAAGTGTAAATGGTTATGATAATGACAATCTTGGTTTAGTTAATAAAAGAGGGGTTGTGTCTTCTTCCATGGTTATTTCTGAAACATTCTTTGCTCCTTATGCTGTTGTGTATGGCTTCTTTACTGGAGAAATAGAGATTGTTcgatttgatttgtttgaggGCCTATCTTCTCTTGGTGGGAGCTCACATCATGAGGTGAAGCCGCAGATATCTAGACAGTTCTTTTTAGGGCACACAGGTGCTGTTCTCTGTTTGGCAGCACATAGGATGGTGGGTATTGCGAAAGGGTGGAGTTTCAATCAGGTTTTGGTGTCTGGAAGCATGGATTGCACAGTTCGCATATGGGATCTTGACACTGGAAATCCGATCACTGTAATGCACCAACATGTGGGCCCAGTGCGCCAAATAATTCTTCCCCCAGCTCATACCTACCGTCCTTGGAGTGATTGTTTTCTCTCAGTTGGGGAGGACTCATGTGTTGCACTAGCTTCTCTTGAGACTTTGCGAGTAGAGAGAATTTTTCCTGGGCATCCCAGCTATCCTGCAAAAGTTGTATGGGATGGTGGAAGAGGTTATATTGCGTGCTTGTGCCGAAACCATTCAGGAACATCTGATGCCGTTGATATTCTATACATTTGGGATGTAAAGACAGGTGCTCGAGAGCGAGTCCTTCGAGGAACACCATCTCATTCAATGTTTGACCATTTCTGTAAAGGCATCAGCATGAATTCCATTTCTGGAAGTGTATTGAATGGGAATACCTCAGTTTCCTCATTACTTCTTCCAGTAATTGAAGATGGGATCTCTACTCACTCTCATCCGAATAATTCAGAAAAATTGGGCACttcaacaaattttgtgccTGGTACTATGGTTGAGTCCAATACTTCCAGAATTAGTAAAGGTGATTCTGAAAAACTATTTCCAGCCCCTGCGGCGACCCTTCAAAGCAACAAGCATCCAATCAAGTCCTATTGCCCTTTCCCTGGAATTGCTGCTCTGAGTTTTGACCTTGCATCATTAGTGTTTCCTTATCAGAAGCATGACCTGATAGCAAGTGGCAGTGATAATAAACAGGATAACTATGTGAAGGGACAGGGATCTGAGACATCAAGTCCCCACCACAAGCCTTTAGGTAATAGACCTGGTGTGCATGGGACCTCGAATGCTATTGTTGAAGAGATTGAATGGATTAAGACGCTTGAAGAATGTTTACTTCGATTTAGCTTGGCATCTTTACACTTGTGGAATGTAGATCCCGAGCTTGATAACTTGCTTATAACTGACATGAAGTTGAAGAGACCCAAGAGCTTTATTGTAGCTTCTGGTTTTCAAGGCGACAAAGGGTCTTTGACGTTGACATTTCCTAATTTGAGTGCAACTCTTGAG CTTTGGAGAATGTCATCAGAGTTTTGCGCAATGAGGTCACTCACAATGGTGTCTCTTGCCCAACGCATGATTAGCCTATCACACACCAGTTCCAATGCCAGCAG TGCTTTAGCAGCATTTTATACTAGGAACTTTGCAGACAAAATTCCAGATATAAAACCACCCTTACTTCAG CTTTTGGTGAGTTTCTGGCAAGATGAAAGCGAACATGTACGTATGGCTGCACGCTCTCTATTCCACTGTGCTGCTTCACGGGCGATTCCACTTCCACTATGTAATCAAAAAACAAGTGGTCGCACAAATCTGAGCTCTCTAAGTGGACTTGGAGAAAATGAACATGTAAATTCAAACATAGAAGAAACATCTGCTAACAGATTGCATTCTGACCAGCTGGCAGAAACACAAAGGATTTCTAAGGTTGAAGAATTGAATATTCTTGCATGGCTACAATCATTTGAGATGCAAGACTGGATTTCTTGTGTTGGGGGGACAAGCCAAGACGCGATGACATCTCATATTATTGTTGCAGCAGCTTTGGCTATTTGGTACCCAAGTCTTGTAAAGCCATGTCTTGCTATGCTTGTTGTTCATCCATTAATGAAGCTTGTTATGGCCATGAATGAGAAATATAGTTCAACTGCAGCAGAGCTCCTTGCTGAAGGTATGGAGAGTACGTGGAAACAATGCATCAGTTCTGAAATACCTCGTCTGATTGGGGATATATTTTTCCAGATAGAGTGTGTAAGTGGTCCATCTGTCAACTCAGCTGTACAAATTTTAGCTGTACCGGTTGGCCTTCGGGAGATATTGGTTGGTGTTCTTCTTCCAAGTTTAGCTGTGGCTGATGTCCCAGGGTTTTTAACTGTTATGGAAAGCCAAATCTGGTCTACTGCATCTGATTCACCTGTTCATCTAGTATCTCTTATGACTCTGATCAGGGTTGTGCGTGGTTCTCCAAGATACTTGGCTCAATACCTTGATAAG GTAATTGACTTCATTTTACAAACTGTGGATCCCAGCAACTCAGTCATGCGTAAAACTTGCTTTCAAAGTTCAATGACTGCATTAAAGGAAGTTGTACGTGCATTCCCCATGGTAGCCCTGAATGATACATGGACCAGATTGGCTGTTGGGGATGTCATTGGAGAGAGAAACAATGCTACCATTCGGGTCTATGACATGCAAAG TGTTATGAAGATAAAAGTTTTGGATGCAAGTGGACCTCCCGGACTTCCAAATTTACTTGCAGCCGGTTCAGAAATGATGCTAGTTACTGCAATTTCAGCTTTGAGCTTTTCCCCTGATGGAGAG GGGCTGGTTGCTTTCTCTGAGCATGGATTGATGATCAGATGGTGGTCACTAGGATCTGTATTTTGGGAGAAACTGAGTCGAAACTTAGTTCCTGTCCAGTGCACAAAATTGATCTTTGTTCCTCCTTGGGAGGGATTCTCGCCTAATTCTTCTAGGTCAAGCATAATGGCAAGCATTATGGGACACGATAGGCAAGTCAATGTTCAG GAAGGCACGAAGGGTTTGAGTCAGGCAGACAATTTGAAACTGTTGATTCATAATCTTGACCTCTCCTATCGGCTAGAATGGGTTGGTGAACGGAAAGTACTTCTTACGAGGCATGGCCATGAGTTGGGAACTTTCCCGTTGTGA